One genomic window of Bradyrhizobium sp. B124 includes the following:
- a CDS encoding TetR family transcriptional regulator: protein MVRKPAKSGVKADAKVASTRKPNMREAILAAAEELFSTYGFNAVSVRDIAQAAGANPGSVTYHFKTKDGLLLEIYRRHCGPMNRRRSELLAAARRVRDLQDRLEAIVRAYVLPAFTSGSDLAGGGTRFTRLRAIMSAEGNEVVRKIIAQTFDDTSHAFIDAIHESLPHIPRTDLVWRGHFLLGALYYTLVTPERVSRLSRGSADGTDAGHAIEELVRATVAALQAAPLDQPAPVPRKAASVNPGRALT from the coding sequence ACATGCGCGAGGCGATCCTCGCCGCGGCGGAGGAATTGTTCTCGACCTACGGCTTCAACGCCGTCTCGGTGCGCGACATCGCACAGGCCGCCGGCGCCAATCCCGGCAGCGTGACCTATCACTTCAAGACCAAGGACGGCCTGCTGCTGGAGATCTATCGGCGGCATTGCGGCCCGATGAACCGGCGGCGCTCCGAGCTGTTGGCGGCGGCGCGGCGGGTCCGCGATCTGCAGGACCGGCTGGAGGCGATCGTGCGCGCTTACGTGCTGCCGGCCTTCACCTCGGGCAGCGATCTTGCCGGCGGCGGGACGCGGTTCACGCGATTGCGCGCGATCATGTCGGCCGAGGGCAACGAAGTCGTGCGCAAGATCATCGCGCAGACCTTCGACGACACCAGCCATGCCTTCATCGACGCGATCCATGAAAGCCTGCCGCATATTCCGCGCACCGATCTGGTCTGGCGCGGTCACTTCCTGCTCGGCGCGCTCTACTACACGCTGGTGACGCCGGAGCGCGTCTCGCGCCTGTCGCGCGGCAGCGCCGACGGCACCGATGCCGGCCATGCCATCGAGGAGCTGGTGCGCGCGACGGTTGCCGCCCTGCAAGCTGCGCCGCTCGATCAACCAGCGCCTGTGCCGCGCAAGGCCGCAAGCGTGAATCCAGGGCGCGCGCTGACCTGA